The Eleutherodactylus coqui strain aEleCoq1 chromosome 6, aEleCoq1.hap1, whole genome shotgun sequence genome window below encodes:
- the LOC136632364 gene encoding potassium-transporting ATPase alpha chain 2-like, whose translation MSSQELPGIYSIPIDEEPTREKTKDKLFAGLKKKSKEKKVENLKKELEISDHKLNSEELEKKYLVNIKEGLSTTAAQELLTRDGPNKLTPPKGTPEIVKFLMLMAGGFSIVFWISAALCFLAYGLQVAQDPTVAKDNLWLAIILIAVVVMTALFAYYQEAKSTNIMAGFKNMVPQQALVLRNGKRIEMIAEHLVVGDIVFVKGGDKIPADLRILESQGCKVDNSSLTGESEPQTRGVDCTDENPLETKNLGFYSTTCLEGTACGIVINTGDRTVIGRIASLASQVGNQKTPIALEIEHFVHLISGLAVGVGILFFIISVSMGYSPLNSIIFCIGIVVAYVPEGLLATVTVCLSLTAKRMAKKNCLVKNLEAVETLGSTSVICSDKTGTLTQNRMTVAHMWFDNLIHNADTSEDQTGELFDQSSQSWHALGKIATLCNRAEFNADQEDLPISKRTVNGDASEAALLKFTENVLGKVMERRQKNEKVFEIPFNSSNKYQVSIHKLEDSPEHSYLLVMKGAPERILDRCSTIMIEGQEYPLDEEMKENFQTAYMALGSLGERVLGFCQFMLPSSFYGSGYPFSAENGNFPLDNLCFVGLISMIDPPRSTVPDAVMKCRSSGIKVIMVTGDHPITAKAIARSVGIISSTGETVEDIASRLGIPVERVNPRDACAIVVNGSEIIDMDSDELDDILRYHTEIVFARTSPQQKLLIVEGCQRLGAIVAVTGDGVNDSPALKKADIGVAMGIAGSDAAKHSADMILLDDNFASIVTGVEEGRLIFDNLKKSISYTVTKNIPEMIPFMVYVIISCPLPLGTITILFIELGTDIIPSIALAYEKAENDIMTRKPRNPLKERLVNMPLLSYSYFHIAAMETYAGFVNYFTVMAQQGYLPATLLGLRVLWEDKNTNELEDSYGQEWTYVQRLNQEWYCYSAFFISIVVCQMINTLIRKTRRNTLMTKNFFRNKVIFLGLLSQVVIGVGLCYIPGLNEGLHFMPIRIEYWFVGIEYTFLILVYDELRKLLIRRFPGSWVDKELYY comes from the exons ATGTCTTCTCAG GAGCTACCTGGTATTTACTCCATACCCATAGATGAAGAACCGACAAGAGAGAAAACCAAGGATAAATTATTTGCTGGGCTCAAAAAAAAGAGCAAAGAGAAGAAAGTAGAAAATTTGAAAAAGGAGTTGGAGATT TCTGACCACAAGTTGAATTCTGAAGAATTGGAAAAGAAATATTTAGTaaatatcaaagag GGTCTGAGCACTACAGCTGCCCAAGAACTTCTCACCCGAGATGGACCTAATAAGCTTACCCCTCCAAAAGGAACCCCGGAAATTGTGAAATTTTTGATGCTAATGGCCGGTGGTTTCTCCATAGTCTTCTGGATTTCAGCTGCGTTGTGCTTTCTTGCATATGGCCTTCAAGTTGCACAAGATCCCACTGTTGCCAAAGACAAT CTTTGGTTAGCTATCATCCTGATCGCAGTAGTGGTGATGACTGCGCTCTTTGCTTATTACCAAGAAGCTAAAAGTACCAACATTATGGCTGGCTTTAAGAACATGGTGCCTCAG CAAGCCTTGGTCCTTCGTAATGGGAAGCGTATTGAGATGATAGCAGAACACCTTGTTGTGGGGGACATTGTCTTTGTTAAAGGTGGAGATAAAATCCCGGCTGATTTACGTATTCTTGAGAGTCAGGGTTGCAAG GTTGATAACTCATCGCTTACTGGAGAATCAGAGCCACAAACTCGTGGTGTGGATTGCACAGATGAAAACCCCTTAGAGACGAAGAACTTGGGGTTCTATTCCACGACTTGCTTGGAAG GGACCGCATGCGGTATAGTAATTAACACAGGTGATCGTACAGTCATTGGACGGATTGCATCGCTGGCTTCACAAGTTGGAAACCAGAAGACACCCATTGCCTTGGAGATTGAGCACTTTGTGCACCTGATCAGTGGGCTTGCAGTGGGCGTTGGCATACTTTTCTTCATTATCTCTGTCTCTATGGGATATAGTCCCCTCAATTCCATAATATTCTGCATTGGTATTGTGGTAGCATATGTGCCTGAGGGACTACTGGCAACTGTAACC GTTTGTCTATCATTGACTGCAAAGCGTATGGCAAAGAAGAACTGCTTGGTGAAGAACCTGGAAGCTGTTGAGACTCTTGGGTCCACTTCAGTCATTTGCTCTGACAAGACTGGGACTCTCACCCAGAACCGTATGACTGTGGCACATATGTGGTTTGATAATTTGATCCATAATGCAGATACTAGTGAAGATCAGACAG GTGAATTGTTTGACCAGAGTTCCCAATCTTGGCATGCATTGGGTAAAATTGCCACCCTATGCAACCGAGCAGAATTCAATGCTGATCAGGAAGACCTGCCCATAAGCAAg AGAACAGTCAATGGAGATGCCTCAGAAGCAGCTTTATTAAAATTCACAGAGAATGTTTTGGGAAAAGTCATGGAGAGAAGACAAAAGAATGAGAAAGTATTTGAAATCCCTTTTAATTCCAGCAACAAGTACCAG GTCTCCATTCATAAGCTAGAAGATTCTCCAGAGCATAGTTACTTGCTAGTGATGAAAGGTGCCCCAGAACGAATCTTGGATAGATGTAGCACCATCATGATAGAAGGACAGGAATATCCATTGGATGAGGAAATGAAAGAGAACTTTCAGACAGCGTATATGGCCCTGGGGAGTCTAGGGGAGAGAGTGCTTG GTTTTTGTCAATTCatgcttccttcttctttctatgGGTCTGGTTACCCTTTTAGTGCAGAAAATGGAAATTTTCCACTAGATAACTTATGCTTCGTTGGCCTCATCTCTATGATTGACCCACCTCGTTCTACTGTTCCTGATGCAGTCATGAAGTGTCGTAGTTCAGGCATTAAG GTTATTATGGTGACTGGAGATCACCCAATCACAGCAAAAGCAATTGCAAGAAGTGTTGGCATTATCTCAAGTACAGGCGAGACGGTGGAAGATATTGCCAGCAGATTAGGAATCCCTGTTGAAAGAGTTAATCCCAG AGATGCCTGCGccattgtagtgaatggaagTGAAATCATTGACATGGACTCAGATGAACTGGATGACATCTTACGATATCACACAGAAATTGTGTTTGCCCGGACCTCACCCCAACAAAAACTTCTCATTGTTGAAGGTTGTCAGAGACTG GGTGCCATTGTGGCTGTGACTGGAGATGGTGTGAATGACTCCCCAGCATTGAAGAAAGCTGATATTGGGGTGGCGATGGGTATTGCTGGATCAGATGCTGCCAAACATTCAGCTGATATGATTCTTCTGGATGATAACTTTGCTTCTATTGTGACCGGTGTGGAAGAAG GGCGCTTGATATTTGACAACCTGAAGAAGTCCATTTCATATACGGTGACCAAGAACATTCCGGAGATGATTCCCTTCATGGTCTATGTTATCATCAGCTGCCCGTTGCCCTTAGGAACCATCACCATCCTCTTTATAGAGCTGGGAACTGATATT ATTCCTTCCATTGCCTTAGCGTATGAGAAAGCAGAAAATGATATCATGACCAGAAAGCCACGTAACCCACTCAAAGAGCGACTGGTGAACATGCCGTTGTTGTCATATTCCTACTTTCACATAG CTGCAATGGAAACCTATGCCGGTTTTGTGAATTATTTCACAGTTATGGCTCAACAAGGATACCTTCCAGCTACACTACTTGGACTCCGAGTTCTATGGGAGGACAAAAACACCAATGAGCTAGAAGACAGTTATGGGCAGGAATGG ACCTATGTACAGCGTCTCAACCAGGAGTGGTACTGCTACTCGGCTTTCTTTATCAGTATTGTGGTCTGCCAGATGATCAACACACTTATCCGAAAAACGAGAAGAAACACCCTGATGACCAAGAATTTTTTCAG GAACAAAGTCATCTTCTTAGGCTTACTCTCACAAGTAGTCATTGGGGTAGGCCTCTGTTACATCCCTGGGCTGAATGAAGGCTTGCACTTTATGCCCATTCG aATCGAATACTGGTTTGTTGGAATAGAGTATACATTTCTCATCTTAGTTTATGATGAACTTCGAAAACTTCTCATAAGACGTTTCCCCGGCA GTTGGGTGGATAAGGAGCTTTATTATTAA